GGAGCAGGGAGGCGAACTCGCGGTCGGCGCTGGGTTCGGCCGGCAGGGTGACGAGGCGGTACTCGGTCGTGTCCGAGAGCGCCTCGGCGTCGGTCTCGTCGACCGCGAGGGTGACCACGTCGCCCTGGGTGGCCCGGAGTTCGCCGGTCGCGCGGCGCTGGAGGCCCTCCTCGGTGCGCTCCCAGACCTGCACCACGTCGCCGGGGCTGGCCGCGTTCGCGGGGTCGGCTTTGATGGCGACGGCGACGGTTCCGGGCGCGAGGGTGGGCCCGAGGCCGGCGGCGCGCGACCCCACCGCGAGGTAGGGGACGCTCCCGTCCTCGGCAATCTCGATGTCGACGTGGCCGACGCCGTAGTCGTCCTTCAGCCGGCCGACCACGCGGTCGCGCAGTTCCGCGACGGTGATGCGCCGCGGGAAGACGAACGTGGTCTCGGCGAGGGCCTCCTTCGTCTTCGGGTCGACCGGGTCGTAGCCGTCGATGTCCTCGATGTCCTCGGGGAGGGTGACGGTGACCACGCGGCCGACCGCCCGGACGAACTGGGAGACCTCGCGGTCGAGCCTGGCCGTGCCGGTGACCGCGAAGGCGCTGGCTGCGAAGGCGTCGCCGCCCCTGCGGCCGAGGTCCGAGCCGATGCCACTGACGACGATGCTGGCGATGGTCGTCGCGGCCGCGACCTCCTCGAAGGTGGTGGTCGACAGCGCCTCCTCGGTGTTGAGCAGGAGCGCGACGACCCCGATGCCGAGCAGGATGGCGACCCCGTCGGGGACCGCCTCACGGGTGTACCAGCGGTAGAGGACCGCGACGCCGGCACCCACGGCCGCCGCCAGGACACCGAGGCCGAGCACCTCGATGACGGCGACGAACAGCTCGCTGGTGGTGACGCCGGGAACGACGACCTGGGCGGCGCTGGGGGCGTCCAGCATCACGCGACCGCCTCCGTGAACGAGTCGAGGGCCTGGCGACGCCCGACGACGAACAGTTCGTCGCCGGCGCGCAGCCCCGTGGTACCGCGGGGGGCGAACACCCACCGACGCTCCTGCTCGGACACGTCGTCACCGGGTGCCCGACGGACCGCCATCACGGCCACCTCGTAGCTGTCGCGGATACTCGCCTCGCCGATGGTCACGCCGTCGAGGGGGCCGTCGGCCCGGGCCGTGAGCTTCCGGAACCGCTTGCCCGAGCGCCGCAGGAGCGAGACGAGTTCGAACTCGCGGCGGGTCCCGCGCGACCGGATGGCCACGCGGGCACGGTCGACACCGAGCAGGTCGGCGGCGGCTGTCCGGGGGACGGCGGCGGTCAGCCGGCCCTCGCCACCGGTCGTGGTCGGGGCGGTCGTCGGTGCCGCCGGGGTGTCCTCGTCGGTCCCGCCGTCGGTCGCGGCCGGCTTGTCGTCCGCTTTCGCCTTGCCGTCGTCCTTCGTCTTCCCGGCGCCCGAGGCCGCGCTGAGGAGCGTGCCCGTCGTGGTGCCGGCCTCGGTGTGCAGGGTCAGGTCGTCGCCGCGGGCACAGCCGGTCGGCACGAGCGTCTGGACCGACACGGCGCGTCTGCCCGTCGGCACGCGCCGCGAGAGCCCGCTGGACGGGGGTGCCGCCGTGATGGTCGCGCGGGCCCGCGAGTCGAGCGAGACCGCCACGTCGGCGAGGTCGTACTCGGTCTTGAGGCGCTCGGTGAGTCGCGCCTCGAGTTCCGAGAGCGGGAGGTCCGCCGGCAGCGCCCACGACCCCTCCGAGAGCGTCTGGCGGAGGTCCGCCGGCAGCGCCGGGTAGCCCTCCATGTCGCGGATGGGCCCCGAGGGTTCGATGGTGACCTTGCCGACGCCGCCGACGAAGTCGACCACGTCCGCCGAGAGGGTCCGCTTTCTGAGCCCGGAGAGC
This window of the Haloarchaeobius amylolyticus genome carries:
- a CDS encoding TrkA C-terminal domain-containing protein, giving the protein MLDAPSAAQVVVPGVTTSELFVAVIEVLGLGVLAAAVGAGVAVLYRWYTREAVPDGVAILLGIGVVALLLNTEEALSTTTFEEVAAATTIASIVVSGIGSDLGRRGGDAFAASAFAVTGTARLDREVSQFVRAVGRVVTVTLPEDIEDIDGYDPVDPKTKEALAETTFVFPRRITVAELRDRVVGRLKDDYGVGHVDIEIAEDGSVPYLAVGSRAAGLGPTLAPGTVAVAIKADPANAASPGDVVQVWERTEEGLQRRATGELRATQGDVVTLAVDETDAEALSDTTEYRLVTLPAEPSADREFASLLRVADETMGAVAIDEGSALAGLTVGALDVTVAAIRSPDGAVTATPPRTTPLPAGTTVYVIARPDALRTFEAAARGDADAAAVAAEAETLS
- a CDS encoding potassium channel family protein translates to MASLPVEILFGVYLGLLAGIIPALVSGSLGFIFKYFTGVTVPGLGVVVLATAIAGINGGLMGLLDESVKSSPRILTAAVVVMMLSLWAHSQGDKLGANLPRRFSLSGLRKRTLSADVVDFVGGVGKVTIEPSGPIRDMEGYPALPADLRQTLSEGSWALPADLPLSELEARLTERLKTEYDLADVAVSLDSRARATITAAPPSSGLSRRVPTGRRAVSVQTLVPTGCARGDDLTLHTEAGTTTGTLLSAASGAGKTKDDGKAKADDKPAATDGGTDEDTPAAPTTAPTTTGGEGRLTAAVPRTAAADLLGVDRARVAIRSRGTRREFELVSLLRRSGKRFRKLTARADGPLDGVTIGEASIRDSYEVAVMAVRRAPGDDVSEQERRWVFAPRGTTGLRAGDELFVVGRRQALDSFTEAVA